The [Clostridium] celerecrescens 18A genomic sequence GCAGGCCGCAGATCCATCGGGATCATAAGCATCTCCTCCGTACATGCGCAGGAAGGGAAGGGCATCGGTAAATATCTCAGACTTATCAGCCTTCATGGCTACTGCCCGTTCCCCGCAGGCCGCCTTGTAAGCTTTTGCCGTTTCTATGTATTCCTGGGGAGTGATGACGCTTCCAAGTTCCTTCCCCAGTACCTGTTCAAGCAGGCTTTTACGGTAGACGATCATATGTCCGTCGCAGAAAGAGGGAGATAAATACGTCTTTCCCTTATACTTCATTTCTTCTGCAATGACCGGAAGGATATCTTCTTCCTCAAGCGCAAGTTCCGAAAGGTATCCGTTTTCTACAAAATCACGAAGCCATAAATGGCCTGCAACCATGACAATGTCATAATCTGCTTCTCCGGCAAATGCTTTCATCATCATCGGATAGTAATCCGCCCAGGGCACGATATGAAAATCAACGTTTCCACCATATCCGTCTATAATCCCCAGTTCTTTATCCAGATAGCCTTCCACCGCCGGATCTGCCACTGCCAAAATCTTAAGCGTTTCCTGTTCCATAAGCACTACCTCTCCTATTACGTTAAGCCTTACCTTCCCGGCTGCGGCGGCGCATCTACGATGCCAACGATATAGGCATCAACAGGTGCCGAACGGTCCAGCGCATACTGAGTCGTATTGTCAGTGGTTACTAATACCAGTTCCCCAATCCCAGCACCAATGGTATCGGCCGCTACAAAAGTATCCTTATGATCTCCATAAT encodes the following:
- a CDS encoding extracellular solute-binding protein; translation: MEQETLKILAVADPAVEGYLDKELGIIDGYGGNVDFHIVPWADYYPMMMKAFAGEADYDIVMVAGHLWLRDFVENGYLSELALEEEDILPVIAEEMKYKGKTYLSPSFCDGHMIVYRKSLLEQVLGKELGSVITPQEYIETAKAYKAACGERAVAMKADKSEIFTDALPFLRMYGGDAYDPDGSAACGKEDAVKGLKSYAELRSCAVGGTDRFGNGEIAEAIRQKRAAMAVTWSGQMGEVFKEGCLEPEDLGFSTFSTAWNVTWSFGICSSCRKKEAAEEFLSYLRSPEVDQKVGRKSGAPVRRGSYLKGAGDCPWFPVQQKMIELARPLPDLSKAGEKNGVLYEKIFEAFSGKKTAEEAMKEAGHKINSMTER
- a CDS encoding EutN/CcmL family microcompartment protein, with the translated sequence MILGTIMGTVVSTRKCRNLVGFKLLLVEPYYGDHKDTFVAADTIGAGIGELVLVTTDNTTQYALDRSAPVDAYIVGIVDAPPQPGR